Proteins encoded by one window of Cryptococcus gattii WM276 chromosome K, complete sequence:
- a CDS encoding glucose-6-phosphate 1-epimerase (Similar to TIGR gene model, INSD accession AAW46278.1) yields MGISQNEKSVILTHESGTSVEIYFYGATVVSWKQGGKERMFVSSKSAMDGSKAIRGGIPVVFPIFGPPPPSPPEYASLSQHGFARTSIWKFDSVVMDRPEGVSVRFVLPSAPPTFPHQFKLSYVVTLAPHQLSTDLHVINSGKEKFSFQALLHNYLAVPDSSKIKITGIDKGTTYKDKVLGGKIDEWDGSTLVIDRELDRVYQKVPSREITVDDGAGSGYKVRFRGFEDCTIWNPQEATGSKMADMEDKGWEKYVCIEPGYVREFKTLSPSEELILAQTITVL; encoded by the exons ATGGGTATCTCACAAAACGAAAAGAGCGTCATACTTACTCACGAGTCG GGGACTTCCGTTGAAATTTA CTTCTACGGTGCTACTGTAGTGTCTTGGAAACAAGGCGGCAAGGAACGCATGTTCGTGAGCTCCAAATCGGCCATGGACGGTTCCAAGGCG ATCCGAGGCGGTATCCCTGTTGTCTTC CCCATCTTTGgccctcctcctccttctccccctGAGTACGCTTCCCTCAGCCAACACGGTTTTGCCCGAACCAGCATTTGGAAGTTTGACTCTGTCGTGATGGACCGTCCCGAAGGTGTCTCTGTCCGATTTGTTTTGCCTTCTGCCCCTCCAACCTTCCCCCACCAATTCAAGCTTAGCTACGTTGTCACTCTCGCCCCGCATCAACTTTCTACCGACTTGCATGTGATCAACTCTGGTAAAGAGAAATTTAGCTTCCAGGCTTTGTTGCACAACTACTTGGCTGTCCCCGACTCCAGCAAGATTAAAATCACTGGAATTGACAAGGGTACCACTTATAAAGACAAGGTTTTGGGAGGAAAGATTGATGAATGGGATGGCAGCACCCTTGTCATCGATCGAGAGCTTGACAG GGTCTACCAGAAAGTGCCCTCTCGTGAAATCACTGTGGACGATGGTGCCGGATCTGGTTACAAGGTCCGATTCCGAGGCTTTGAGGA CTGTACTATCTGGAACCCTCAAGAAGCGACGGGTAGCAAGATGGCCGATATGGAGGACAAAGGCTGG GAGAAGTACGTCTGTATTGAGCCTGGCTACGTCAGGGAATTCAAGACCTTATCTCCCTCTGAAGAGCTTATTTTGGCTCAGACCATCACCGTGCTTTAG
- a CDS encoding Wos2 protein (p21), putative (Similar to TIGR gene model, INSD accession AAW46279.1), whose amino-acid sequence MAPLHPEITYAERSSASEPEKNIIYFTINAPDVQDKYTLDIKPTEISFRAKAGDASNGIPEKEYSFDLQLWGEIIPEETKKVVTSRAIVLVLRKKEAQAEYWPRLTKEKPNRNWVKTDFSKWVDEDEQEGTEDLSAGMEGMEGMGGMGGMGGMGGMGGMGGMPGMGGGMEGMDFSKLMEQMGGMGAMGDMGGAGSGPNFGDDDEEGSGDEGEDKPAEGEDKPSEDKPKASVSHYLPLLRSLDY is encoded by the exons ATGGCTCCTCTCCACCCCGAAATCACTTACGCCGAGCGATCTTCCGCTTCCGAGCCTGAGAAG AATATCATCTACTTCACTATCAACGCCCCTGACGTCCAAGATAAGTACACCTTGGATATCAAGCCCACCGAGATCTCTTTCAGGGCTAAGGCTGGCGA TGCTTCCAATGGCATTCCCGAGAAGGAGTACTCTTTCGACCTTCAATTGTGGGGTGAGATCATCCCCGAG GAAACTAAGAAAGTCGTCACCTCCCGAGCTATCGTCCTTGTTCtcaggaagaaggaggcTCAGGCGGAGTACTGGCCCCGATTGACCAAGGAGAAGCCCAACAGGAACTGGGTCAAAACCGACTTCTCCAAG TGGGTCGACGAGGATGAACAGGAGGGCACTGAGGA CCTGAGCGCCGGTATGGAAGGTATGGAAGGTATGGGCGGCATGGGCGGCATGGGCGGCATGGGTGGCATGGGTGGTATGGGTGGTATGCCCGGTATGGGCGGCGGTATGGAGGGAATGGACTTC TCCAAGCTCATGGAGCAGATGGGTGGTATGGGTGCTATGGGCGACATGGGCGGTGCTGGCTCCGGTCCTAACTTCGGCGATGACGACGAAGAGGGCTCTGGTGACGAGGGCGAGGACAAGCCTGCTGAGGGTGAGGACAAGCCTTCTGAGGATAAGCCCAAGGCCAGCGTGAGTCATTATCTGCCATTACTGAGAAGTTTGGACTACTAA
- a CDS encoding Hypothetical protein (Similar to TIGR gene model, INSD accession AAW46241.1; CNK01100), translating into MAYKAYTGFAMVEPRPNTQVAPRKVSPSIRELPPPLVVSERNFKGVKLKDDTFFLIVDQYQRARALKIFDNEGMKAIGEISEVYRWRKMFPNVERVEIKASALIPLPEDDVQKKIRRNHNYEPETPVRHHFQQQLGDRFEELAIFIDGDTTGVHKTFNEFLMNDIQPRILTYIIPSEHSGSDAELDCIYGMPQCWPGGRWIRIIADFRWPDKRRKELHELHRRISVQIAGRIFQQSHDHDLVADDDMFYTKEAPLRGRWAKVQWNVVGAKRIKGLVKDIINKEKEQDPEKLLDIFNQYIEVHELTEGVAKEFGLW; encoded by the coding sequence ATGGCATATAAAGCTTATACTGGGTTTGCTATGGTTGAGCCTCGTCCCAACACACAAGTCGCTCCTAGAAAAGTCAGCCCCTCCATCAGGGAGCTTCCACCCCCTCTAGTCGTCAGCGAGCGCAATTTTAAAGGCGTCAAGCTAAAAGACGACACGTTTTTTCTCATTGTAGACCAATACCAACGTGCCCGAGCTCTAAAAATCTTTGACAACGAAGGGATGAAGGCGATAGGAGAAATCTCTGAGGTTTATCGATGGCGGAAGATGTTTCCCAATGTCGAACGAGTCGAGATCAAGGCCAGCGCGCTTATCCCATTACCGGAGGATGACGTTCAAAAGAAAATTAGAAGAAACCATAATTACGAACCCGAAACACCAGTCAGACACCACTTCCAACAACAGCTCGGAGACCGTTTTGAAGAGCTGGCTATATTCATTGACGGCGACACTACTGGAGTCCACAAGACTTTCAATGAGTTCTTGATGAATGACATCCAACCTCGTATTCTCACTTATATTATCCCTTCAGAACATTCCGGGAGTGATGCAGAGCTCGATTGCATCTATGGCATGCCACAATGTTGGCCAGGTGGACGATGGATAAGAATTATAGCCGACTTTCGCTGGCCTGACAAGAGGCGAAAGGAACTGCACGAACTTCATCGACGCATTTCAGTTCAGATTGCTGGCCGAATATTTCAACAGTCTCATGATCACGATTTGGTCGCCGACGATGATATGTTTTATACGAAAGAGGCGCCTTTGAGGGGACGATGGGCGAAGGTGCAGTGGAACGTTGTAGGAGCAAAAAGAATCAAGGGTTTGGTGAAGGATATCATCaacaaggaaaaggagcAAGATCCGGAGAAGTTATTGGACATATTTAATCAGTATATTGAGGTACATGAGTTGACCGAAGGGGTCGCGAAGGAATTCGGATTATGGTAA
- a CDS encoding ATP-binding cassette (ABC) transporter, putative (Similar to TIGR gene model, INSD accession AAW46280.1), protein MPQPFLTVKNLTIKRDSGSPILENLSLDVSERDVLVIRGPSGSGKSTLLKCMAELNLYQSGTIELNHQSSQAMGIPNWRVKVQYVPQRPSILPGTPYDLLETVKKFSARKASQEAKENETGDKIDPMDLAADWGIEKTMWRRNWDTLSGGEAQRVALALAVGIGGAEVLLLDEPTSALDEEVSKRVERSLIKLLDNQSSRGRDTGLKALVWITHSAEQAERVATRTFDIQLRR, encoded by the exons ATGCCCCAACCCTTCTTGACCGTCAAGAACCTTACAATAAAGAGAGACTCGGGCTCGCCCATCCTCGAAAATCTTTCCTTGGATGTCTCTGAGCGTGATGTCCTTGTTATCCGAGGTCCCTCTGGGTCAGGTAAATCGACATTGCTCAAATGTATGGCCGAATTAAACCTTTATCAATCGGGCACCATCGAGCTGAACCATCAGTCTTCCCAAGCAATGGGTATTCCCAACTGGCGAGTCAAGGTTCAATATGTCCCGCAAAGACCGAGCATCTTACCTGGCACCCCTTACGACTTACTGGAAACTGTCAAAAAGTTTTCTGCTAGAAAGGCTAGCCAAGAAGCCAAGGAGAATGAAACGGGAGATAAGATTGATCCAATGGATCTCGCGGCGGATTGGGGAATTGAAAAAACGATGTGGAGAAGGAATTGGGACACGCTGAGTGGAGGAGAGGCTCAGCGAGTAGCTTTGGCGCTGGCTGTTGGCATTGGAGGTGCAGAGGTGTTACTTTTGGATG AACCCACATCGGCATTGGATGAAGAGGTCTCAAAGCGTGTCGAGCGAAGCTTGATAAAATTGTTAGATAATCAGTCATCC CGTGGCAGAGACACAGGGCTCAAGGCGCTTGTATGGATCACACATTCAGCTGAGCAAGCTGAAAGGGTGGCTACAAGGACGTTTGATATTCAACTGCGGAGATAG